The following proteins are encoded in a genomic region of Stutzerimonas balearica DSM 6083:
- a CDS encoding serine/threonine protein kinase produces the protein MSHPFDNLTPDLVLDAVESLGFLSDARVLALNSYENRVYQVGIEDAEPLIAKFYRPARWSDAAILEEHQFSLELAEHEVPVVAPLARNGTTLFEHAGFRFALFPRRGGRAPEPGNLDQLYRLGQLLGRLHAVGASRPFAHRESLGVQNFGHDSLTTLLEGDFVPRSLRPAYESVARDLLKRIEDTFAQVQFTPIRLHGDCHPGNILARDEVFHLVDLDDCRMGPAVQDLWMMLAGERHERLGQLAELVDGYQEFHDFAPRELPLIEALRALRLLHYSAWLARRWDDPAFPMSFPWFGSERYWGDQVLILREQMSALQEEPLRLF, from the coding sequence ATGTCCCATCCCTTCGACAACCTCACCCCCGACCTGGTCCTCGATGCCGTGGAAAGCCTCGGCTTTCTCAGCGACGCCCGTGTACTGGCGCTCAACAGCTATGAGAACCGCGTCTACCAGGTGGGCATCGAGGATGCCGAACCGCTGATCGCCAAGTTCTACCGCCCCGCCCGCTGGAGCGATGCGGCGATCCTCGAGGAGCACCAGTTCAGCCTGGAGCTGGCCGAACATGAGGTGCCGGTGGTGGCGCCGCTCGCGCGCAACGGTACGACGCTGTTCGAACACGCCGGCTTTCGCTTTGCCCTGTTCCCGCGGCGTGGCGGTCGTGCGCCAGAGCCGGGCAACCTCGATCAACTCTATCGCCTCGGCCAATTGCTCGGGCGCCTGCATGCGGTGGGCGCCAGCCGGCCGTTCGCGCACCGCGAAAGCCTCGGCGTGCAGAACTTCGGCCATGATTCGCTCACCACCCTGCTCGAGGGCGACTTTGTCCCCCGCAGCCTGCGCCCGGCCTATGAATCGGTGGCACGCGACCTCCTCAAGCGGATCGAGGACACCTTTGCCCAGGTGCAATTCACGCCGATTCGCCTGCATGGCGACTGCCACCCGGGCAACATCCTCGCCCGCGACGAAGTCTTCCACCTCGTCGATCTGGACGATTGCCGCATGGGGCCGGCCGTACAGGACCTATGGATGATGCTCGCCGGCGAGCGTCACGAACGGCTCGGCCAACTGGCCGAACTGGTGGATGGCTACCAGGAATTCCACGATTTCGCCCCGCGCGAGCTGCCGTTGATCGAGGCCCTGCGCGCCCTGCGGCTGCTGCATTACAGCGCCTGGCTGGCGCGGCGCTGGGACGACCCGGCGTTCCCCATGAGCTTTCCCTGGTTCGGCAGCGAGCGCTACTGGGGCGACCAGGTGCTGATCCTGCGCGAGCAGATGTCGGCGCTGCAGGAAGAGCCGCTCAGACTGTTCTGA
- a CDS encoding 23S rRNA (adenine(2030)-N(6))-methyltransferase RlmJ has product MNYRHAFHAGNHADVLKHLVLSRIFALLARKEAPLAYLDSHAGVGLYDLAGDQASRTGEWLQGIARIWAEQARPALLDDYLGVICSLNPDGALRYYPGSPELARQLTREQDRLQLNEKHPEDGALLKDNMSGDRRVAVHRGEGWHVPRALMPTREKRVVLLIDPPFEQADELSRCVTALKEALGRMRQTIGVIWFPIKDERQLKRFYQDLARSGAPKLLRAELFVHPADDASRLAGSGLAIVNPPWGLEEELRELLPWLAEQLAQSQGGWRLDWLIEEA; this is encoded by the coding sequence ATGAACTACCGCCACGCCTTCCACGCCGGCAACCACGCCGACGTGCTCAAACACCTGGTCCTGAGCCGGATCTTCGCCCTGCTGGCGCGCAAGGAGGCACCGCTGGCCTATCTCGACAGCCACGCGGGCGTAGGGCTCTACGACCTGGCCGGCGACCAGGCCAGCCGTACCGGCGAGTGGCTGCAGGGCATCGCGCGCATCTGGGCCGAGCAGGCGCGGCCGGCACTGCTCGATGACTATCTCGGCGTGATCTGCTCGCTCAACCCGGACGGCGCGCTGCGCTACTACCCGGGCTCGCCGGAACTGGCGCGGCAGCTGACCCGCGAGCAGGATCGGCTGCAGCTCAACGAGAAGCATCCGGAGGATGGCGCCCTGCTCAAGGACAACATGTCCGGCGACCGCCGCGTCGCGGTGCACCGGGGCGAGGGCTGGCATGTACCGCGGGCGCTGATGCCGACCCGCGAGAAGCGCGTGGTGCTGCTGATCGACCCGCCGTTCGAACAGGCCGACGAACTGAGCCGATGCGTCACGGCGCTCAAGGAAGCGCTCGGCCGCATGCGCCAGACCATCGGCGTGATCTGGTTTCCGATCAAGGACGAGCGTCAGCTCAAGCGCTTTTATCAGGACCTCGCCCGCAGCGGCGCCCCGAAACTGCTGCGCGCCGAACTGTTCGTCCACCCCGCCGACGACGCCAGCCGCCTGGCCGGCTCGGGCCTGGCCATCGTCAACCCGCCGTGGGGGCTGGAGGAAGAACTGCGAGAGCTGTTGCCCTGGTTGGCCGAGCAGTTGGCGCAGAGCCAGGGTGGCTGGCGGCTGGACTGGCTGATCGAAGAGGCCTGA
- the fni gene encoding type 2 isopentenyl-diphosphate Delta-isomerase, protein MADNELTTRKNDHLDIVLDASRRRASASAGFEALRFEHCALPELDLDAIDLGTTLFGRPLAAPLLISSMTGGAARAEAINRHLAEAAQALGIALAVGSQRVALEAGDANQGLTRELRRLAPDVPLLGNIGAAQLVLGYGVDEARRAVEMIEADALIIHLNPLQEAVQPGGDRDWRGVLGAIEALAPRLEVPLVVKEVGCGLSPAVARRLLDAGVAALDIAGLGGTSWAAVEAARATNQRQRLVAEAFVDWGTPTAEALRQVRQACPEALLIGSGGIRDGVDAAKAIRLGANLVAQAAAVLESALQSSEAVVEHFRAVIEQLRVVCFCTGSADLAALAQARLIDTGG, encoded by the coding sequence ATGGCCGACAACGAGCTGACCACGCGCAAGAACGATCATCTGGACATCGTCCTCGATGCCTCGCGCCGCCGCGCCTCGGCATCCGCGGGCTTCGAAGCGTTGCGCTTCGAGCACTGCGCCTTGCCCGAGCTGGACCTCGACGCGATCGACCTGGGTACCACGCTGTTCGGCCGGCCGCTGGCGGCACCCCTGCTGATCAGCTCGATGACCGGTGGCGCGGCGCGCGCCGAGGCGATCAACCGGCATCTGGCCGAGGCCGCACAGGCGCTTGGCATCGCGCTGGCGGTGGGCTCGCAGCGGGTGGCGCTGGAGGCGGGCGATGCCAACCAGGGGCTGACCCGCGAGCTGCGTCGGTTGGCGCCGGACGTACCGCTGCTCGGCAACATCGGCGCCGCGCAGCTGGTGCTGGGATATGGCGTGGACGAGGCGCGGCGGGCGGTGGAGATGATCGAGGCCGATGCGCTGATCATCCACCTCAACCCGTTACAGGAAGCCGTGCAGCCGGGAGGCGACCGCGACTGGCGCGGCGTGCTCGGCGCCATCGAGGCGCTGGCGCCGCGGCTCGAGGTGCCGCTGGTGGTCAAGGAGGTCGGCTGCGGGTTGTCGCCCGCGGTGGCGCGGCGGCTGCTCGATGCGGGTGTCGCCGCGCTCGATATCGCCGGCCTGGGAGGTACCAGCTGGGCCGCGGTGGAGGCGGCGCGGGCGACCAATCAGCGGCAGCGGCTGGTGGCCGAAGCCTTTGTCGACTGGGGCACTCCCACGGCCGAAGCGCTTCGCCAGGTGCGCCAGGCCTGCCCCGAGGCCCTGTTGATCGGCTCCGGTGGCATCCGTGACGGCGTCGATGCGGCCAAGGCGATCCGTCTTGGCGCCAACCTCGTCGCCCAGGCCGCCGCCGTGCTGGAAAGCGCGCTGCAGTCGAGCGAGGCGGTGGTCGAGCATTTCCGCGCGGTCATCGAGCAGTTGCGAGTCGTCTGCTTCTGCACCGGCTCGGCCGATCTCGCCGCGCTGGCGCAGGCGCGGCTGATCGATACGGGCGGTTGA
- a CDS encoding NAD(P)H-dependent flavin oxidoreductase translates to MNLRDLLGIQHSIIQAPMAGAQNHQLAAAVCQAGGLGSVPAGMLDAAGLETELSALEALTDRPYNVNFFCHQTPPHDPARIETWHRLLAPYFAEFGVDPAQIPGEATRQPFDATMAEVLERHRPALISFHFGLPTPDLLQRARATGARIASSATTLEEGLWLQEHGVDLVIAQGLEAGGHRGIFLSEDLTTQLGTFALLPQLVAALDVPVVAAGGIADAQGVAAAQALGAAGVQLGTAYLLCPESRTNALHRAALKSTRARHTALTTVFSGRPARGILNRLMRELGPLPDGVPEFPLAGNAIAALRAKTERLVLDHCTPLWAGQNASGCREVPAAELTRELAAGWRS, encoded by the coding sequence ATGAACCTGCGCGATCTACTTGGCATACAGCACTCCATCATCCAGGCCCCCATGGCCGGTGCCCAGAACCACCAGCTCGCCGCGGCGGTGTGCCAGGCCGGAGGCCTGGGCTCGGTGCCGGCAGGCATGCTCGATGCCGCCGGCCTGGAAACGGAGCTGAGCGCCCTCGAAGCGCTGACCGACCGGCCCTACAACGTCAACTTCTTCTGCCATCAGACTCCGCCGCATGACCCGGCGCGCATCGAAACCTGGCACCGGTTGCTGGCGCCCTATTTCGCCGAATTCGGTGTCGACCCGGCGCAGATCCCCGGCGAGGCGACCCGCCAGCCGTTCGACGCGACGATGGCCGAAGTGCTGGAACGCCATCGGCCGGCACTGATCAGCTTCCATTTCGGCCTGCCAACGCCAGACCTGCTGCAGCGCGCCCGTGCCACCGGCGCTAGGATCGCCTCCAGCGCCACCACGCTCGAAGAAGGCCTCTGGCTACAGGAGCACGGCGTCGACCTGGTGATCGCCCAGGGGCTCGAGGCCGGCGGCCATCGTGGCATCTTTCTCAGCGAAGACCTGACTACCCAGCTCGGCACCTTTGCCCTGCTACCGCAGCTGGTCGCCGCACTGGATGTTCCGGTGGTGGCCGCCGGCGGCATCGCCGATGCACAGGGAGTGGCCGCCGCGCAGGCATTGGGCGCGGCCGGCGTTCAACTCGGCACCGCTTACCTGCTGTGCCCGGAAAGCCGCACCAATGCGCTGCACCGCGCGGCGCTGAAGAGTACGCGTGCCCGGCACACGGCGTTGACCACGGTGTTTTCCGGCAGGCCGGCGCGCGGCATCCTCAACCGCCTCATGCGTGAGCTCGGCCCGCTGCCCGACGGTGTGCCGGAGTTCCCCCTGGCCGGCAATGCCATCGCCGCGTTGCGTGCCAAGACCGAGCGTCTCGTGCTGGATCACTGCACGCCGCTATGGGCCGGACAGAACGCCAGCGGTTGCCGGGAAGTCCCCGCCGCCGAGCTGACCCGCGAACTGGCGGCCGGCTGGCGCAGCTGA